The Nitrospira sp. genome window below encodes:
- a CDS encoding glucosidase, with translation MPNANRSSSQRQALRLAEQQRLQEDARREKHWKRWGPYLSERAWGTVREDYSPHGTAWEAFPHDHARSRAYRWNEDGLAGISDRHQFICFALALWNGRDPILKERVFGLTGNEGNHGEDVKDYYFYLDSTPTHSYMKYLYKYPHAEFPYAQLVEETRRRGRTDPEYELIDTGVFAENRYCDVVVEYAKASPEDLLIRIHAVNRGPDPTELTLLPTLWFRNTWSWGLDVRRPRMRAGTPAQGMSAIELTHEQYGLRRLLCEGAPPVLFTENETNTKRLYGDADGARYVKDGFHEYVVRGDRAAVNPGQIGSKAAAHYRLALAPGETKTISLQFLNGDGGRAYSPAECAAIFTQRLAEADEFYESLAPPDVSADARLVQRQAFAGLLWSKQFYHYDVSRWLKGDPAGPEPPRERVQGRNADWTHLYNADVISMPDKWEYPWYAAWDLAFHCIPLAIVDATFAKEQLILMLREWYMHPNGQIPAYEWAFGDVNPPVHAWAAWRVYKIEKKRTGAGDRVFLERVFHKLLLNFTWWVNRKDAEGKNIFQGGFLGLDNIGVFDRSAPLPTGGHIEQSDATSWMGMYCLNMLSIALELARENRAYEDVASKFFEHFVYICRAMNNIGGEQIELWDREDGFFYDVLHLPDGKNLHMKVRSMVGLIPLFAVETLDSELIDSLPRFKHRMQWFIENRPDFSAHVETQSYDGGVRRFLSLVNRHRLKSVLRYMLDEDEFLSPYGIRALSRYHKDHPYILSVMGKEHRVDYEPAESGTGLFGGNSNWRGPVWFPVNYLLIESLQKFHYFLGDQFTVEYPTRSGRQATLWQVAAELSRRLTHIFLKNPDGIRPVFGGTATFQRDSHWQNHVLFYEYFHGDNGAGIGASHQTGWTGLVAKLIQQSGE, from the coding sequence ATGCCTAACGCAAATCGGTCCTCCTCGCAGCGTCAGGCCCTGAGGCTGGCAGAACAGCAGCGTCTCCAGGAAGATGCCCGCCGCGAGAAACATTGGAAACGCTGGGGGCCCTACCTGAGTGAGCGGGCCTGGGGAACGGTGCGCGAAGACTACAGCCCGCATGGCACCGCGTGGGAGGCGTTCCCGCACGATCATGCCCGGTCGCGGGCCTATCGGTGGAACGAAGACGGTCTGGCGGGGATTTCCGACCGCCATCAATTCATCTGCTTCGCGCTGGCGCTCTGGAACGGCCGCGATCCGATCCTCAAAGAACGTGTCTTCGGCCTGACCGGGAACGAAGGCAACCACGGCGAAGACGTCAAAGATTACTACTTCTATCTCGACTCGACTCCCACGCATTCGTACATGAAATATCTCTACAAGTATCCGCATGCCGAGTTTCCCTACGCCCAGCTTGTAGAGGAAACCCGGCGGCGGGGACGCACGGATCCGGAGTACGAACTCATCGATACCGGCGTGTTCGCGGAGAATCGCTATTGCGATGTCGTGGTGGAGTACGCCAAGGCTTCGCCGGAGGACCTGCTGATCCGTATCCATGCCGTCAATCGAGGGCCCGATCCCACCGAGCTGACGCTTCTGCCGACACTCTGGTTTCGCAATACCTGGTCCTGGGGGCTGGATGTCCGGCGGCCACGGATGAGAGCCGGGACGCCGGCGCAGGGGATGAGCGCGATTGAGTTGACGCATGAGCAGTACGGCCTGCGGCGCCTGCTCTGTGAGGGCGCGCCGCCGGTATTGTTTACCGAGAACGAGACGAACACCAAGCGGCTGTACGGCGATGCCGACGGCGCGCGCTATGTCAAAGACGGGTTTCATGAGTATGTGGTGCGGGGAGACCGCGCGGCGGTCAATCCCGGCCAGATCGGGAGCAAGGCGGCGGCGCATTACCGGCTCGCGCTCGCGCCGGGCGAGACCAAGACGATTTCGCTTCAATTTCTGAACGGCGATGGCGGCCGTGCCTACTCACCAGCGGAATGCGCGGCCATCTTCACGCAACGCCTGGCCGAGGCCGACGAGTTTTATGAGAGTCTGGCCCCACCAGATGTGTCGGCGGATGCCCGCCTGGTGCAGCGGCAGGCGTTTGCCGGGCTGCTCTGGAGCAAGCAGTTCTATCATTACGATGTGTCGCGCTGGCTGAAGGGCGACCCCGCAGGACCGGAGCCTCCGCGCGAACGGGTACAGGGGCGCAACGCGGACTGGACGCATCTCTACAACGCCGACGTCATTTCCATGCCCGATAAGTGGGAGTATCCCTGGTATGCGGCGTGGGATTTGGCGTTTCACTGCATCCCGCTCGCGATCGTCGATGCGACCTTCGCCAAGGAACAGCTCATTCTTATGTTGCGAGAGTGGTACATGCATCCGAACGGCCAGATTCCGGCTTATGAATGGGCCTTCGGCGATGTGAATCCGCCGGTCCATGCCTGGGCGGCCTGGCGTGTGTACAAGATTGAAAAGAAACGGACGGGCGCCGGCGACCGGGTATTCCTGGAGCGGGTGTTTCACAAACTGCTGCTGAACTTCACCTGGTGGGTGAACCGGAAAGACGCCGAAGGCAAGAACATTTTTCAGGGCGGGTTTCTCGGGCTCGACAATATCGGTGTGTTCGATCGCAGCGCGCCGCTGCCGACCGGCGGCCATATCGAACAGTCGGATGCGACCAGTTGGATGGGGATGTACTGTCTCAACATGCTCTCAATCGCGCTGGAACTGGCGCGGGAGAATCGGGCCTACGAGGATGTGGCGAGCAAGTTTTTCGAGCATTTCGTCTATATCTGCCGGGCGATGAACAATATCGGCGGTGAACAGATCGAACTGTGGGATCGGGAGGACGGGTTTTTCTACGATGTGCTGCATTTGCCGGATGGGAAGAACCTTCACATGAAGGTGCGGTCCATGGTCGGCCTGATCCCGCTCTTTGCCGTGGAAACGCTGGATTCTGAACTCATTGACAGCTTGCCGCGTTTCAAGCATCGCATGCAGTGGTTCATCGAAAACCGTCCAGACTTCAGCGCCCATGTCGAAACCCAGTCCTACGACGGCGGCGTGCGGCGCTTTCTCTCCCTGGTGAACCGCCATCGGCTGAAATCGGTGTTGCGCTACATGCTGGACGAGGACGAGTTCCTTTCCCCGTATGGCATTCGGGCGTTGTCGCGCTATCACAAGGATCATCCGTATATTCTCTCGGTCATGGGGAAGGAGCATCGGGTGGACTATGAACCGGCTGAGTCGGGGACGGGTTTGTTCGGTGGCAATTCCAATTGGCGCGGGCCGGTCTGGTTTCCGGTGAACTATTTGCTCATCGAGTCGCTGCAGAAGTTTCACTACTTTCTGGGGGACCAATTTACGGTGGAGTATCCGACTCGTTCAGGGCGGCAGGCCACGTTGTGGCAGGTCGCGGCGGAACTCTCGCGGCGTCTGACGCACATCTTTCTCAAAAATCCTGACGGCATCCGCCCCGTGTTCGGCGGCACAGCCACGTTTCAACGCGATTCGCACTGGCAGAACCATGTGCTGTTTTACGAGTACTTCCATGGCGACAACGGGGCTGGGATCGGCGCCAGTCACCAAACGGGGTGGACGGGGTTGGTTGCGAAGCTGATCCAGCAGTCGGGAGAGTGA
- a CDS encoding amylo-alpha-1,6-glucosidase, protein MNIPSKDCRHLDQALSLEWLETNGRGGFASGTVAGAHTRRYHALLLTARNPPAERVVLVNSVEEWLDLDGHSFPLSTNLYPGVVHPTGYDHCAGFALAPWPVWTYKVGGLTLRRELFCVQGRDLVVLRWHVVGRSKRTGTLRVRPKLTGRDYHALHHENGALRTEATVRDGQVTWQPYPDVPAVRAVHNGRYRHAPDWYRHVQFPVEQQRGLDDREDWWSPGELSFVVAPGSSADLVLSSETVEAVDVARLEQAERSRREARDEAVPSTDALVRRLWVATEAFLSERGSQQTIVAGYPWFTDWGRDAFISLPGLCLVTGRYTIARQVISAFAAHVSDGMIPNRFPDDGEQPEYNTIDASLWFIHAVDRYLAYSKDMGGVRQVWPAMAAILDGYRRGTRYGIHVDHDGLVTGGEPGAQLTWMDAKVGEWVVTPRQGKPVEIQALWIRALAVGEMLAKKFRDKAQAERCRRDRALATESFQRRFWYGAGGYLYDVIDGPEGDDASLRPNQLYALALCDGLVAKEQAQQILRVVEEHLLTPVGLRTLSPHDPRYRGRYDGGVAERDGAYHQGTVWPFLMGPFVSAWLKTYGQTVKNRARARTWLNGLVPHLEQACVGQVSEIFDGDPPHEARGCIAQAWSVAEPLRVLIEELGVIRAAGGCVPARPRT, encoded by the coding sequence ATGAACATCCCTTCCAAAGACTGCCGACATCTCGATCAGGCGCTCAGTCTCGAGTGGCTGGAGACGAACGGGCGTGGAGGGTTCGCATCGGGCACGGTCGCTGGGGCTCATACGCGGCGGTATCATGCGTTGCTGCTCACGGCAAGGAATCCGCCGGCCGAGCGGGTGGTGTTGGTGAACAGCGTCGAAGAGTGGCTCGACCTTGACGGGCACTCCTTCCCTCTCTCCACCAATCTATACCCCGGCGTGGTGCATCCGACCGGTTATGACCACTGTGCAGGTTTTGCGCTCGCTCCCTGGCCCGTTTGGACCTACAAGGTTGGCGGGTTGACCCTCCGGCGCGAGCTTTTCTGTGTGCAGGGGCGCGATCTTGTCGTGCTGCGCTGGCATGTGGTTGGCAGATCAAAACGGACGGGTACCTTGCGGGTGCGACCGAAGCTCACGGGGCGGGATTATCATGCCTTGCACCATGAGAACGGAGCCCTGAGGACTGAGGCCACGGTCAGGGACGGCCAGGTCACCTGGCAGCCCTATCCGGACGTGCCGGCGGTTCGAGCCGTTCATAACGGCCGCTATCGGCATGCGCCGGATTGGTATCGGCACGTTCAGTTTCCTGTCGAGCAACAGCGCGGCCTCGATGATCGGGAAGATTGGTGGTCGCCGGGGGAACTCTCGTTCGTGGTCGCGCCTGGATCATCCGCTGATCTCGTCTTGAGCAGCGAGACCGTGGAGGCGGTGGATGTGGCAAGGCTGGAGCAGGCCGAGCGATCTCGCCGTGAGGCGCGTGACGAGGCGGTGCCGTCCACCGATGCGCTGGTTCGACGCTTGTGGGTGGCGACGGAGGCCTTTCTTTCGGAGCGGGGTTCGCAGCAGACGATCGTGGCCGGCTATCCCTGGTTCACGGATTGGGGGCGCGATGCCTTCATCTCACTCCCCGGGCTTTGTCTGGTGACCGGCCGGTACACGATCGCGCGGCAGGTGATCAGCGCCTTTGCCGCCCACGTGTCTGACGGCATGATCCCGAACCGGTTTCCCGATGACGGAGAGCAGCCGGAGTACAACACGATTGACGCCTCTCTTTGGTTCATCCATGCCGTGGACCGCTATCTGGCCTACTCGAAGGATATGGGGGGGGTGCGCCAGGTCTGGCCGGCGATGGCCGCGATTCTCGATGGGTATCGTCGGGGGACGCGCTACGGCATTCATGTCGATCATGACGGGCTGGTCACAGGAGGCGAGCCGGGAGCGCAGTTGACGTGGATGGATGCCAAGGTCGGCGAGTGGGTCGTGACGCCACGCCAGGGCAAACCGGTCGAGATTCAAGCGCTGTGGATCAGGGCGCTGGCGGTTGGAGAAATGCTGGCCAAGAAGTTTCGCGACAAGGCCCAGGCCGAACGGTGCCGCAGGGATCGGGCGCTGGCGACGGAATCGTTTCAGCGGCGCTTCTGGTATGGGGCCGGCGGCTATCTGTATGACGTGATCGATGGCCCGGAGGGAGACGATGCATCATTGCGGCCTAATCAGCTCTATGCCCTCGCACTGTGCGACGGGTTGGTGGCGAAGGAACAGGCGCAACAGATTCTCAGGGTGGTCGAGGAGCACTTGCTGACGCCGGTGGGCTTGCGGACGCTCTCTCCTCACGATCCACGCTATCGTGGGCGGTATGACGGGGGTGTGGCTGAGCGGGATGGGGCCTATCATCAAGGGACGGTCTGGCCATTTCTCATGGGCCCGTTTGTCAGCGCCTGGCTGAAGACCTACGGTCAGACGGTGAAGAACAGAGCTCGCGCACGGACGTGGCTGAACGGGCTTGTCCCCCATTTGGAACAGGCCTGTGTCGGTCAGGTGTCGGAAATTTTCGATGGCGACCCGCCGCATGAGGCACGTGGCTGTATAGCGCAGGCCTGGTCGGTGGCGGAGCCGCTGCGAGTGCTGATCGAAGAGCTTGGCGTGATACGAGCCGCCGGGGGATGTGTGCCCGCACGGCCTCGCACTTGA
- a CDS encoding dipeptide epimerase, protein MSTPIIKRIEFWPVDIPMTDPFVVATGTRVVAENVFVRMTLLDGTQGYGEAAPFPEVGGETRESCLATLGQLAPALIGQPPQDYPALARRMAEIARSHPAARCGLETALIDAHCRSTHIPLWQLWGKPDVRPRETDITIPIATREKTVALAHGWYEKGFRLFKMKVGKDADEDIRRLEAVHRALPGISFIGDGNQGFSREDCLTFARGVRQFGGTMVLLEQPVVREDLDSMAAIRRETGIPVAADEAVRSLADARMVVEHRAADYINIKIMKTGVVEAAEIAAFTLASGLKLMVGGMVETRIAMGCSFSLVLGMKGFDVLDLDTPLLLANDPIAGGYRYRGHLLDPWHAPGLGLTAPPQAGLITIE, encoded by the coding sequence ATGTCCACCCCCATAATCAAACGAATCGAATTCTGGCCTGTCGATATTCCCATGACCGACCCCTTCGTCGTCGCCACAGGTACGCGTGTGGTTGCGGAAAATGTCTTCGTCCGAATGACGCTCCTTGACGGCACGCAGGGCTATGGAGAAGCGGCACCCTTCCCCGAAGTCGGCGGAGAAACCCGCGAATCCTGCCTGGCCACACTGGGTCAATTAGCCCCGGCGCTGATTGGGCAGCCACCGCAGGACTATCCGGCACTCGCCCGGCGCATGGCCGAGATCGCCCGATCCCACCCGGCCGCCCGCTGCGGATTGGAAACGGCCCTGATCGATGCCCATTGCCGGTCCACACACATTCCCCTGTGGCAACTCTGGGGCAAACCCGATGTGCGGCCCAGGGAAACCGACATCACCATACCGATCGCCACACGAGAAAAAACGGTTGCGCTGGCCCACGGCTGGTACGAAAAGGGCTTTCGCCTGTTCAAGATGAAAGTCGGCAAGGATGCCGACGAAGACATCCGCCGGCTGGAGGCCGTGCATCGGGCACTGCCCGGCATCTCGTTCATCGGCGACGGGAATCAGGGGTTCTCGCGCGAAGACTGTCTCACATTTGCCAGGGGCGTCCGGCAATTCGGCGGCACGATGGTCCTGCTCGAACAACCGGTCGTGCGGGAGGATCTTGACAGCATGGCGGCGATCCGCCGCGAGACCGGCATTCCGGTCGCAGCGGACGAAGCCGTGCGTTCACTGGCGGACGCCCGGATGGTCGTTGAACATCGCGCCGCCGACTACATCAATATCAAGATCATGAAGACAGGAGTCGTGGAGGCCGCTGAAATCGCCGCGTTCACGCTGGCCTCAGGGCTCAAGCTGATGGTGGGTGGAATGGTCGAAACGCGAATCGCGATGGGCTGCTCCTTCAGCCTTGTACTGGGCATGAAGGGCTTCGACGTGCTAGACCTCGACACACCGCTGCTCTTAGCCAACGATCCCATCGCGGGAGGCTATCGGTATCGCGGGCATCTCCTCGATCCATGGCATGCCCCAGGCTTGGGCCTGACGGCTCCGCCACAGGCAGGCCTGATCACGATCGAGTAG
- a CDS encoding TaqI-like C-terminal specificity domain-containing protein produces the protein MSQAPPIVAILIDRFERNRDAYKSQGYNETQVRREFLDPFFEALGWDVANRQGHAEAYKDVIHEDAIKIGGNTKAPDYCFRVGGARKFFLEAKKPAVNVKDEIPPAYQLRRYAWSAKLPLSILTDFEEFAVYDCRTRPNASDKSSTGRILYLTYRDYLARWDEIASIFTKEAVLKGSFDKYAVTDRKRGTATVDAEFLKEIETWRDTLAKNLALRNPALTVHELNFSVQRTIDRLIFLRICEDRGVEPYGQLQALLNGQNIYGRLRYLYEQADDRYNSGLFHFHKEKDRAESPDDLTPSLKIDDKVLKEILGRLYYPQSPYEFSVLPTEILGQVYEQFLGKVIRLTSGHQARIEEKPEVKKAGGVYYTPAYIVEYIVKQTVGVLCEGKTPKQIAKLTILDPACGSGSFLLGAYRYLLAYHRDWYVKDGPEKHRKELFQAASGEWRLTTQEKKRILLNNIHGVDIDSQAVEVTKLSLLLKVLEGESDETLKRQLSFVHERALPDLGQNIKCGNSLIGPDYFTGQLMPDDEEMRRVNLFDWKAEFPAIMKAGGFDAVIGNPPYVLLQDQFRDNRQLDYFRSNFKAASFKIDTYHLFIEQRINLCRTGGRFSMITPANFLTNNHLDKLRRVILERSSVHHVVIIDGGVFDGVSVDNAIFVFSPGKRAMQDFRVAHARLEGQQLIQTSQTTVSPAVALEDAHVLYSGTGQSALAKLWKRIAARSCGLGDIADVNFGKQLRDRKKFIKDVIEVSSGSKVPSTHRPCYSGRDINRYLLKWGNLACLNDEIARSGGCWDASKHGAKNKLLTRQIGRYPDFAIDVEGWHCLNTIFMVNLREKWPSVRYVLGILNSKLMRTFWLDRFYDQRHTFPKIKGTYLKQLPIRAVNYSDKLDKVKHDQMGVLVERMLALKERGFEAKTPADKDRLQRQIDATDQEIDRLVYDLYGLTEEEIKIVESASVASSSKVKENDRHESEAESADRPGASRGAPATVAQPAQYPGEGSGGAPEGVAGAGEPVHGVREPAGQYGSSQGAHGNPEGQSELGSTRQFDTAEGRLSYSELSERLAVPLVGIYDEILQVKPDQIVINSEWLCARHKRLAGHLFPDWAGRFRDVDVQVGGHTPPPYYEVPIHMRQFCDDLAERLRHEPDGTLGGCAALLAWADWRFQWIHPFKDFNGRIGRVLLAALLYKICLPHVETAPLESTTRRQYLDALQAADDGNLGPLAELWSHRILDAL, from the coding sequence GTGAGCCAGGCGCCTCCCATCGTTGCCATCCTCATCGACCGGTTCGAGCGGAATCGGGATGCCTACAAGAGCCAGGGTTACAACGAAACCCAAGTGCGTCGGGAGTTTCTCGATCCCTTTTTCGAAGCGCTCGGCTGGGACGTCGCCAACAGGCAGGGCCATGCCGAGGCCTACAAGGATGTCATCCATGAAGATGCCATCAAGATCGGCGGCAACACTAAAGCGCCCGACTATTGTTTTCGGGTTGGCGGCGCGCGCAAGTTTTTCCTGGAAGCCAAGAAACCGGCCGTCAACGTCAAAGACGAGATTCCCCCGGCCTATCAGCTCCGCCGCTACGCCTGGTCGGCTAAGCTGCCGCTGTCGATTCTGACCGACTTCGAAGAGTTCGCCGTTTACGATTGCCGGACCCGCCCGAACGCGTCTGATAAATCCAGCACAGGCCGCATTCTCTATCTGACGTATCGTGACTACTTGGCCCGATGGGACGAGATCGCGTCCATCTTCACCAAGGAGGCGGTGCTCAAAGGCTCCTTCGACAAGTATGCGGTGACCGATCGTAAGCGGGGCACGGCCACCGTCGATGCGGAGTTTCTAAAGGAGATCGAAACCTGGCGGGACACGCTCGCCAAGAATCTCGCGCTCCGCAATCCGGCGCTCACCGTCCACGAGCTGAACTTTTCCGTCCAGCGCACCATCGACCGGCTCATCTTCCTCCGCATTTGCGAAGATCGTGGCGTCGAGCCCTACGGCCAGCTGCAAGCCCTGCTGAACGGGCAGAACATCTATGGCCGGTTGCGCTACCTCTACGAACAGGCCGACGACCGGTACAACTCCGGTCTTTTTCATTTTCACAAGGAGAAAGACCGCGCCGAATCGCCCGACGATTTGACCCCCAGCCTGAAGATTGACGACAAGGTCCTCAAAGAGATTCTGGGGCGGCTCTACTACCCCCAGAGTCCCTACGAGTTTTCTGTGCTGCCCACGGAAATTCTCGGCCAGGTCTATGAGCAATTCCTGGGAAAGGTCATCCGGCTCACCTCCGGCCATCAGGCCAGGATCGAAGAGAAGCCGGAAGTGAAGAAAGCCGGCGGCGTCTATTACACGCCGGCCTACATCGTCGAATACATCGTCAAGCAGACGGTCGGCGTGCTGTGCGAGGGCAAGACGCCCAAGCAGATTGCGAAGCTCACGATTCTCGATCCGGCCTGCGGATCGGGCTCGTTTTTGCTCGGGGCCTATCGCTACCTCCTGGCCTACCATCGAGACTGGTACGTGAAGGACGGCCCGGAGAAGCACCGCAAGGAACTCTTTCAGGCGGCCAGCGGAGAATGGCGGCTGACCACGCAAGAAAAGAAGCGCATTCTGCTGAACAATATCCACGGCGTGGACATCGACAGCCAGGCCGTGGAAGTGACCAAGCTCAGCCTCTTGCTCAAAGTATTGGAAGGAGAAAGCGACGAGACGCTCAAGCGGCAGCTTTCCTTTGTCCATGAGCGGGCGTTGCCCGACCTGGGGCAGAACATTAAGTGCGGCAACAGCCTCATCGGGCCGGATTACTTTACGGGCCAGCTCATGCCGGACGATGAGGAGATGCGGCGGGTGAATCTCTTCGACTGGAAGGCCGAGTTCCCGGCAATCATGAAAGCGGGGGGCTTCGATGCCGTCATCGGCAATCCGCCCTATGTACTCCTTCAGGATCAATTTCGTGATAACAGACAGCTTGACTATTTCCGCTCCAACTTCAAGGCCGCCTCCTTCAAGATTGACACTTACCATCTGTTTATTGAGCAAAGAATAAATCTTTGTCGGACTGGTGGACGGTTTTCAATGATTACACCTGCCAACTTCCTAACGAACAATCACCTCGATAAGCTTCGGCGCGTAATATTAGAGAGATCAAGCGTTCACCATGTTGTTATTATCGACGGAGGTGTATTTGATGGAGTTAGCGTGGATAACGCGATATTTGTATTCAGTCCTGGTAAGCGGGCTATGCAGGATTTCCGAGTCGCTCACGCCAGGCTTGAAGGACAACAATTGATTCAAACTAGTCAGACAACTGTCTCGCCAGCAGTGGCGCTGGAAGATGCTCACGTTCTCTACTCCGGAACAGGCCAGTCTGCTTTAGCGAAGCTTTGGAAGAGAATCGCTGCGAGATCCTGTGGGTTAGGCGATATTGCTGATGTGAACTTCGGGAAGCAATTGCGAGATCGAAAGAAATTTATAAAAGATGTCATAGAGGTTTCTAGTGGCAGCAAAGTGCCGTCTACCCACCGTCCATGCTACTCGGGACGTGATATCAATCGGTACTTACTAAAATGGGGGAATCTGGCATGCCTCAATGATGAGATCGCCAGATCGGGAGGATGCTGGGATGCAAGTAAACATGGCGCAAAGAATAAACTTCTCACCCGTCAGATCGGACGTTATCCGGATTTTGCTATCGATGTCGAAGGGTGGCACTGCCTGAACACCATATTCATGGTAAATCTGCGTGAAAAATGGCCAAGCGTTCGATATGTGCTAGGCATTTTGAATTCAAAGCTGATGCGTACTTTTTGGTTGGATCGCTTCTATGACCAGCGCCATACCTTTCCTAAAATTAAAGGAACGTATCTCAAACAATTGCCTATACGTGCAGTTAACTATTCCGACAAATTAGACAAGGTTAAGCATGATCAGATGGGAGTGCTGGTCGAACGCATGCTCGCTCTTAAAGAGCGCGGCTTTGAGGCCAAGACGCCTGCGGACAAAGACCGTCTGCAACGCCAGATCGACGCGACCGATCAAGAGATCGATCGGCTGGTCTATGACCTCTATGGTTTGACGGAAGAGGAGATCAAGATCGTTGAGTCGGCCTCGGTTGCATCCTCATCCAAAGTGAAGGAGAATGATCGTCATGAATCAGAAGCCGAATCAGCCGATCGACCTGGTGCAAGCCGAGGTGCGCCTGCAACAGTGGCGCAGCCAGCACAATACCCCGGCGAAGGTAGCGGCGGCGCACCGGAAGGTGTTGCTGGAGCGGGTGAGCCAGTCCATGGCGTTCGAGAACCAGCCGGTCAGTACGGATCGTCTCAAGGCGCTCACGGAAATCCCGAAGGCCAAAGCGAGCTAGGCTCTACTCGCCAGTTCGACACAGCGGAGGGCCGCCTCTCTTATTCAGAACTTTCCGAACGCCTCGCTGTGCCACTCGTCGGCATCTACGACGAGATTCTTCAGGTCAAGCCCGATCAGATCGTCATCAATTCGGAATGGCTCTGCGCACGCCATAAACGGCTCGCCGGGCATTTGTTTCCCGATTGGGCCGGACGATTCCGTGATGTGGATGTGCAGGTCGGCGGACACACGCCTCCGCCATACTACGAGGTCCCGATCCATATGCGGCAGTTCTGCGATGATCTGGCTGAACGCTTGCGCCATGAACCGGACGGAACGCTTGGCGGCTGCGCGGCGCTCCTGGCCTGGGCGGATTGGCGCTTCCAGTGGATTCACCCCTTCAAGGACTTCAATGGCCGAATTGGCCGCGTCCTGCTCGCGGCGCTCCTCTATAAGATCTGCTTGCCTCACGTCGAAACCGCTCCGCTGGAATCCACCACACGTCGTCAGTATTTGGATGCGTTGCAAGCTGCCGACGATGGTAATCTTGGCCCACTAGCAGAATTGTGGTCACATCGAATTCTCGATGCGTTGTAG
- a CDS encoding DUF3565 domain-containing protein: MTQPIIGYHQDEYGDWVADLACGHGQHVRHQPPFFSRPWVLTPEGRAQHLGETLACKKCDEGEPPTRS, translated from the coding sequence ATGACCCAACCGATCATCGGCTATCATCAGGATGAATATGGCGACTGGGTGGCGGATCTGGCCTGCGGCCATGGGCAGCATGTGCGGCATCAGCCGCCGTTTTTCAGCCGGCCCTGGGTGCTGACGCCGGAGGGCCGGGCCCAGCATCTCGGGGAGACGCTGGCGTGCAAGAAGTGCGACGAGGGAGAGCCGCCTACTCGATCGTGA
- a CDS encoding heme-binding protein encodes MNRVWCGVVLVAISLTMGARDVSAEELAKESVLPLHLAQRAVQAAVDACKKDGYRVSVSIVDRAGILRAMGRADGAGPHTVDSSRKKAYTAASLRRATSELADLMSRTPPLQALRDMNEQILMLGGGLPIEMGGDVVGGIGVGGAPGTHLDDACAEAGLDAIGAAPKIPAAK; translated from the coding sequence ATGAATCGAGTCTGGTGTGGCGTGGTGCTGGTCGCGATTAGTCTGACCATGGGGGCGAGGGATGTGTCCGCCGAGGAACTGGCCAAGGAGTCGGTCTTGCCGCTGCATCTGGCCCAGCGGGCGGTGCAAGCCGCGGTGGATGCCTGCAAAAAGGATGGGTATCGCGTGAGTGTGTCGATCGTGGATCGCGCGGGGATTCTTCGCGCGATGGGCCGGGCGGATGGCGCGGGCCCTCACACGGTCGATAGCAGCCGCAAGAAAGCCTATACGGCGGCGAGCCTGCGCCGGGCGACGAGTGAACTGGCCGACCTCATGAGCCGGACTCCTCCGCTTCAGGCGTTACGCGATATGAACGAGCAGATTCTCATGCTGGGCGGCGGGTTGCCGATCGAGATGGGCGGCGACGTCGTCGGCGGCATCGGTGTGGGCGGGGCGCCCGGCACGCATCTCGACGATGCCTGCGCCGAAGCAGGGCTCGACGCCATCGGCGCGGCGCCCAAGATTCCGGCAGCCAAGTGA
- a CDS encoding addiction module protein: protein MAMNDEQLEAEIMKLGLDARARLAEKLLLSLDAPSDEENLRLWVADAERRLKDLREGRAKEISAEDTFRFACHAIL, encoded by the coding sequence ATGGCCATGAACGATGAGCAGCTCGAAGCGGAGATCATGAAGCTTGGCCTTGATGCCAGGGCGCGGCTGGCGGAAAAGCTTCTTTTGAGTTTGGACGCGCCTTCGGATGAGGAGAATTTGCGTTTGTGGGTGGCCGACGCTGAACGACGGCTCAAAGACTTGCGCGAGGGGAGGGCCAAAGAGATTTCCGCTGAGGACACGTTCCGGTTCGCTTGTCACGCGATCTTATGA